Proteins encoded by one window of Emticicia oligotrophica DSM 17448:
- a CDS encoding thioredoxin family protein, with translation MRKQFLIIGAVLLSYVFVAFQTAQASPNNDLPKVATSAAPTAYLLGDVVADFKLKNVDGKMLALSDFSSAKGFIIVFSSNHCPFSKSYEDRVIALDRKYAAQGYPVIMINPNDPDAYEEDSFANMQARVKEKAYPFPYLSDDTQVVSKAFGAMRTPQVYVLKKEGGKNIVSYIGAIDDNAQDPSGVTKRYVEDAVNNLMVGKPVVTTSTKAVGCAIKWKS, from the coding sequence ATGAGAAAGCAGTTTTTAATCATCGGAGCAGTGTTGTTAAGTTATGTTTTCGTGGCATTTCAAACAGCCCAAGCTAGTCCAAACAACGATTTGCCCAAAGTTGCTACATCTGCTGCCCCTACGGCCTATTTATTGGGCGATGTTGTAGCAGATTTTAAACTCAAAAATGTTGATGGGAAAATGCTTGCGTTATCTGATTTTTCTTCAGCTAAGGGTTTTATTATTGTTTTCTCATCAAATCACTGTCCGTTTTCCAAATCCTACGAAGACCGTGTCATTGCACTTGATAGGAAGTATGCTGCACAAGGATATCCCGTGATTATGATTAACCCTAATGACCCAGATGCTTACGAAGAAGATTCGTTTGCTAATATGCAAGCTCGTGTCAAAGAAAAAGCTTATCCGTTTCCGTATTTATCTGATGATACACAGGTTGTTTCAAAAGCATTTGGAGCGATGCGTACACCACAAGTTTATGTTTTGAAAAAAGAAGGCGGGAAAAATATTGTAAGCTATATTGGTGCCATTGATGACAACGCCCAAGACCCTTCGGGAGTAACCAAACGCTACGTAGAAGATGCCGTGAATAACCTCATGGTTGGAAAACCAGTAGTTACTACTAGCACAAAAGCAGTAGGCTGTGCAATTAAGTGGAAAAGTTGA